The DNA segment AGTAGTGCTCGAAGACGTGATCGACCTCGTTTGCTGATCGTCGTTCGACCCTTTTTCTTTCCAGAACTGTTTTCTCGCAGGTTAAGTCCCGCGAGACGGATAATCTGTTGACCGTGGCTATACCGAGATAGGTCACCGGTTTCTGCTAGGAAGCCAGCAAGTGTCGTGATTCCTACACCCGGAATAGTGAGCATTTCCTGTGTGCCAGGAATCTGTTTGAGTAATAACTCCACTTGATTCATGATCTCTTCCAGTTGTTGTGTAAATAAGGCGTACTGTTGCATCCAAGTGTGTAACTCTAACTTAGCAGCAGTGGTACCTTCTGTGAGTCCAATGGATTCAGAGGCAGCTTCCACAAGCTTTTCAGCTCGCTTTATCCCTACGGCTCGCTGTACGTCTTGCTTCCATCGCCCGAGGATCGCAGTGGCGCCAAGGGCTACGATCTCTTGCGGCAATGGAAACTCAGTCAACGTGACGAGCGCGGCTTTGCCCTCCCAGCTCTTAAAGACGTTGTTAAACTCCGGGAAAAACCGATCGAGCCAGTTTTGAATCCGTCTTTGGACTTGCCCCAAACTGACCATCGTTTTCTCACGCATATTCATGAGAATTCTCAAATCTGCGTAAACGCTAGTCGGTAGTTGGGGTTCGGTATAGTGACCGTTACGGACAAGATCCGCAATCACTTTGGCATCCTTGTAGTCATTTTTAGTCTGGGAGTTATCCTCCAGTTCCTTGCTCTTATGCACATGATGAGGATTCACGACCACGATACGAATGCCCTTGTCTTGCAAGAACTCAGCCAGGGGAAACCAGTAGTGTCCGGTGGGCTCAATGCCAAACACAATATCTGTTTTGGCGTACTGCCTCTGCAATGCCTTCATCCACGATACGAGTTTCGAGAGTCCCTTACGGCTGTTTTCAAATACACAGTCTTTGCCAAGCTCGATTCCGCGAAAATCGATCGCTCTGGCAACATGGGTGTCCTTTGCAATATCTGCACCGACAACCAAAGTTTGATCTGTAATGTCCAAAATGCGTTGATTCTGTTTCTCTTTTAGCTTATACTTCATTTGAGCGTCCTCCTTCTAATTAGGGCAGTGAATGGTTCGCATTCCAAGACCCAGCATACAGGAGGCGCTTTTTTTGTTCAAATCTCATATTAATTCATTACAGGAATAGCTCCATAATAATTAATGCCCCAAGCTGAAACCCATTTATGAAAGTATTTGTAGCATATATCGACTCCGACTGACTGCGTAAATCAAGCATCGCTTCAAGTTGGTTGAATTCTTTGGAAGATAGTTTCTCTTTCCACAATTCCATAGCTTCGGATAGCCTTCTGCTTATATTACGATACTCAGGATTTCTTGGAACTACCTGCTCTTCCGGACGAATATCACCATAAAATAAGGCTTCCAGCATGCTTTTCATTTTCATCTTCCTTTCGTACTGGATTATACGTTGTAAGAAAGACTCGCACATGGTAGAGTAAGTGTGCAGTCTGCCTCTCAGGCAATTGCGATAAGGAAGCGGCGCTTTTTGGTAGGGGGGCCGCTTCCTTTTTTATTCACCATCATGTAACTTTTACAATTCCAGTTTG comes from the Paenibacillus lentus genome and includes:
- a CDS encoding IS110 family transposase, with the translated sequence MKYKLKEKQNQRILDITDQTLVVGADIAKDTHVARAIDFRGIELGKDCVFENSRKGLSKLVSWMKALQRQYAKTDIVFGIEPTGHYWFPLAEFLQDKGIRIVVVNPHHVHKSKELEDNSQTKNDYKDAKVIADLVRNGHYTEPQLPTSVYADLRILMNMREKTMVSLGQVQRRIQNWLDRFFPEFNNVFKSWEGKAALVTLTEFPLPQEIVALGATAILGRWKQDVQRAVGIKRAEKLVEAASESIGLTEGTTAAKLELHTWMQQYALFTQQLEEIMNQVELLLKQIPGTQEMLTIPGVGITTLAGFLAETGDLSRYSHGQQIIRLAGLNLRENSSGKKKGRTTISKRGRSRLRALLFRAVLPMVAKNPEFKAMHQYYTQRQVNPLKKKQSIVALCGKLIRILHTLGTRKIVYNAADVLGPVRRAQLQLAA
- a CDS encoding DUF6809 family protein — translated: MKSMLEALFYGDIRPEEQVVPRNPEYRNISRRLSEAMELWKEKLSSKEFNQLEAMLDLRSQSESIYATNTFINGFQLGALIIMELFL